Proteins from one Mus pahari chromosome 10, PAHARI_EIJ_v1.1, whole genome shotgun sequence genomic window:
- the LOC110327753 gene encoding olfactory receptor 150-like — protein sequence MQVQMADTNHSTVTEFILAGLTDKPELQLPLFLLFLGIYLLTVLGNLGMIILILLSSHLHTPMYYFLSSLSFIDLCYSTVITPKMLVNFVAKKNVISYEECMTQLYFFLAFVISECHMLAAMAYDRYVAICNPLLYNVTMSYQICSWMVGGVYGMGLIGAAVHTLCMLRVVFCKANIINHYFCDLFPLMELACSSTYVNEVVLLCLSAFNIFIPTLTILGSYIFIIVSILRIKSTEGRFKAFSTCSSHFSAVSVFFGSLAFMYLQPXSVSSKDKGKVSSVFYTTIVPMLNPMIYSLRNRDVKIALNKLFQMKFHV from the coding sequence ATGCAGGTGCAAATGGCAGATACAAATCACTCCACAGTGACTGAGTTCATCCTCGCTGGATTAACAGACAAACCAGAGCTGCAGctgcccctctttctcctcttccttggaATCTACCTGCTCACAGTGCTGGGGAACCTGGGCATGATCATCCTCATCCTGCTCAGCTCGcacctgcacacacccatgtactatTTCCTCAGCAGCCTGTCCTTCATTGACCTCTGTTACTCCACTGTTATTACCCCTAAGATGCTGGTGAACTTTGTGGCAAAGAAGAATGTCATCTCCTATGAGGAATGTATGACTCAGctctatttcttccttgctttTGTTATATCTGAGTGTCATATGTTGGCTGCAATGGCATATGACCGCTATGTTGCCATTTGTAATCCCTTGCTTTACAATGTAACTATGTCTTACCAAATCTGTTCCTGGATGGTAGGTGGGGTGTATGGCATGGGTTTGATTGGTGCAGCAGTTCATACTCTCTGCATGCTAAGAGTGGTTTTCTGTAAGGCTAATATAATAAACCATTACTTCTGTGATCTTTTCCCATTGATGGAGCTTGCCTGCTCCAGTACTTATGTCAATGAGGTAGTACTCCTGTGTCTCAGTGCGTTTAATATCTTTATTCCAACATTGACTATCTTGGGTTCTTACATCTTCATCATTGTTAGCATCCTCCGTATCAAATCCACTGAGGGCAGATTCAAAGCCTTCAGCACATGTAGCTCCCACTTCTCTGCCGTTTCTGTCTTCTTTGGTTCCCTGGCATTCATGTACCTGCAGCCCTTNTCTGTCAGCTCCAAAGACAAAGGCAAAGTGTCCTCTGTGTTTTACACTACTATTGTGCCCATGCTGAACCCTATGATCTATAGCCTGAGAAATAGGGATGTTAAAATTGCTCTAAATaagttatttcaaatgaaattcCATGTGTAA